From Haloglomus litoreum, the proteins below share one genomic window:
- a CDS encoding ArnT family glycosyltransferase has translation MRRPPPPLAGLVPDDSRARYRLAAAALAVLAGVGVLLLSHRVFPHLSTNHDEGVYLQQAAMLLDGQLVLRPPVDLTFRPWFFVKAGPELYPKYTPVTAAVFAVGMALGDPRLSLAAVAAALVALTYAVGAEAFDRRTAVLGAALVAASPFYLVQTAVFLPYAPTLAVELLFAWAYLRAVRTGSRPFAALAGLAIGVAFFARPYTAVLFAAPFVAHALWTLARARAAPEPSLVAVTTRQGVVAACGLLGVIATLGYNAVVTGDPFTFPYQVFAPRDGLGFGTRRILGYERDYTPALALEANARVVRAFLTRWVVAGPLGTALAVVGLGATAARARRALARRERGLVGAVVRPDGGSGDTSERGSLAPRLLLAGLFGSIVAGNVYFWGNLNVLGDVDVPGDGLVSLYGPYYHFDLVVPVALFAAFGLRLLAGRWRTAVDRRFDGATASRLVVAGLLVGGLVLGGTTVAMAADPVADNEDASEQLAAAYEPFEPRPPAGVVFLPTPYGDWLNHPFQALRNEPGFDGRTVYAMRERQFAVVDAYPDRQLYRYGFRGDWAPFLGTPVEPRLYPIEHVRGERVTVHTSLGVPAGVDTMTARLAGGGESTYYTVRGPPETVDARIVVANGTARLLGDDVAPVNANDTSVPVHARDEVLLEVNAEYAPGNAFTYRLETPVALDEGEWRILTPHPEVCRGANLCDGEAAWIPGTARPGVTVETRVTAGTANRTELEGQRP, from the coding sequence GTGCGTCGCCCGCCCCCACCGCTTGCCGGACTGGTCCCCGATGACTCCCGCGCGCGCTACCGGCTTGCAGCGGCGGCGCTCGCCGTCCTCGCCGGGGTCGGGGTCCTCCTGCTCTCGCACCGTGTGTTCCCGCACCTCTCGACCAACCACGACGAGGGCGTCTACCTCCAGCAGGCCGCGATGCTGCTGGACGGGCAGCTCGTCCTCCGCCCACCGGTCGACCTGACGTTCCGGCCGTGGTTCTTCGTGAAGGCCGGCCCCGAGCTGTATCCCAAGTACACCCCAGTCACGGCCGCCGTCTTCGCGGTCGGGATGGCGCTGGGTGACCCGCGGCTCTCGCTCGCGGCCGTCGCGGCCGCACTCGTCGCGCTCACCTACGCCGTCGGCGCCGAGGCGTTCGACCGCCGGACCGCGGTGCTGGGCGCGGCACTCGTGGCAGCTTCGCCGTTCTATCTGGTCCAGACGGCCGTCTTCCTCCCCTACGCGCCGACGCTGGCCGTCGAGCTACTGTTCGCGTGGGCGTACCTGCGGGCCGTTCGGACGGGCTCGCGACCGTTCGCCGCGCTGGCCGGCCTCGCCATCGGGGTCGCCTTCTTCGCGCGGCCGTACACGGCGGTCCTGTTCGCGGCGCCGTTCGTCGCCCACGCGCTGTGGACGCTCGCACGGGCGCGAGCAGCCCCCGAGCCGTCGCTCGTCGCGGTGACGACCCGACAGGGAGTCGTCGCGGCCTGTGGCCTGCTGGGCGTCATCGCCACGCTCGGGTACAACGCCGTCGTGACGGGCGACCCGTTCACCTTCCCGTACCAGGTGTTCGCCCCCCGTGACGGCCTGGGCTTCGGCACCCGACGCATCCTCGGCTACGAGCGTGACTACACGCCGGCCCTGGCGCTGGAGGCCAACGCCCGTGTCGTCCGGGCGTTCCTGACCCGCTGGGTCGTCGCCGGTCCCCTCGGGACCGCGCTGGCGGTCGTCGGGCTGGGTGCCACCGCGGCCCGGGCCCGGCGCGCACTCGCGCGCCGCGAGCGCGGGCTCGTCGGGGCCGTGGTCCGGCCGGACGGCGGGAGCGGGGACACGAGCGAGCGAGGGAGCCTGGCACCACGCCTCCTCCTCGCCGGCCTCTTCGGCAGCATCGTCGCCGGGAACGTCTACTTCTGGGGGAACCTGAACGTCCTCGGGGACGTGGACGTCCCGGGCGACGGCCTCGTCTCCCTGTACGGCCCGTACTACCACTTCGACCTCGTCGTGCCGGTCGCGCTGTTCGCCGCGTTCGGCCTGCGGCTGCTCGCGGGCCGGTGGCGCACAGCAGTCGACCGGCGGTTCGACGGTGCCACCGCAAGCCGGCTGGTCGTCGCCGGGCTCCTCGTCGGCGGACTGGTTCTGGGTGGGACGACTGTCGCGATGGCCGCTGACCCGGTCGCCGACAACGAGGACGCCTCCGAACAGCTCGCGGCCGCCTACGAGCCGTTCGAGCCGCGGCCGCCCGCCGGGGTGGTCTTCCTGCCGACACCGTACGGGGACTGGCTCAACCACCCGTTCCAGGCGCTCCGGAACGAGCCGGGCTTCGACGGCCGGACGGTGTACGCGATGCGCGAGCGCCAGTTCGCCGTCGTCGACGCCTATCCCGACCGGCAGCTGTACCGCTACGGCTTCCGCGGCGACTGGGCACCGTTCCTCGGTACCCCGGTGGAGCCCCGGCTCTACCCCATCGAGCACGTCCGCGGCGAGCGCGTGACCGTCCACACCTCGCTGGGCGTACCAGCGGGGGTCGACACGATGACCGCCCGGCTGGCCGGCGGCGGCGAGAGCACCTACTACACGGTCCGGGGGCCGCCCGAGACGGTCGACGCACGTATCGTCGTCGCGAACGGGACGGCGCGCCTGCTCGGCGACGACGTGGCCCCGGTGAACGCGAACGACACCTCGGTCCCGGTCCACGCGCGCGACGAGGTCCTGCTGGAGGTCAATGCCGAGTACGCGCCCGGCAACGCCTTCACCTACCGGCTGGAGACGCCCGTCGCCCTGGACGAGGGCGAGTGGCGGATCCTGACGCCACATCCGGAGGTCTGCCGCGGTGCGAACCTGTGCGACGGCGAGGCCGCCTGGATCCCCGGGACCGCGAGGCCGGGTGTCACCGTCGAGACGCGTGTCACCGCGGGCACGGCGAACCGGACCGAGCTGGAGGGCCAACGACCATGA
- a CDS encoding gluconate 2-dehydrogenase subunit 3 family protein → MTDDETPAADATDRTGATDTDDRAAAELTRRDAMAALTAAGASTALGGTLSWAVLNGDGADTSDGSDAGSFDERERETLVALAEHLYPSAVSGVPEFVERYTVGRVRDRPEYAAGMREALATLDGYALDWTGDRFVDLPPDRRGTLLSSMGVTVATPEPDGLDPERIRFYLVNELLFALYTTPTGGELVGIENPQGHPGGTTSYHRPPGE, encoded by the coding sequence ATGACCGACGACGAGACACCAGCAGCGGACGCGACGGACAGGACGGGCGCAACGGACACGGACGACCGGGCGGCGGCGGAACTCACCCGGCGGGACGCGATGGCGGCGCTGACCGCGGCCGGGGCGTCCACCGCCCTGGGCGGGACGCTCTCGTGGGCGGTCCTGAACGGGGACGGAGCTGACACCAGTGACGGGAGCGACGCCGGGAGCTTCGACGAGCGCGAGCGCGAGACGCTGGTCGCGCTGGCCGAACACCTCTACCCCTCGGCCGTCTCGGGCGTCCCCGAGTTCGTCGAGCGCTACACGGTCGGTCGGGTCCGGGACCGCCCCGAGTACGCGGCGGGCATGCGTGAGGCGCTGGCGACGCTGGACGGGTACGCGCTCGATTGGACCGGGGACCGGTTCGTGGACCTGCCGCCGGATCGTCGGGGCACCCTGCTGAGCAGCATGGGTGTCACTGTCGCTACGCCCGAACCGGACGGTCTCGACCCCGAGAGGATCCGGTTCTACCTCGTCAACGAGCTCCTGTTCGCGCTCTACACCACGCCCACGGGGGGCGAGCTGGTCGGGATCGAGAATCCGCAGGGTCACCCCGGCGGTACGACCAGTTACCACCGCCCGCCCGGAGAGTGA
- a CDS encoding thiolase C-terminal domain-containing protein — MRDVAIVGASMTPFGVREGEWVMDLLVEAGRACIADAGIAPDDIDHLYVSNMASGEFEGQTGVPNALAHDLGAIPAYTQRVDQTSSSGAAGMYAAWQSVASGASDLTLLVGGEKMTHRSTGEATDVIASLTHPVEYKHGVTLPSFAGLTARHYLDRYDAPREALGHVAVKNHANGALNPNAQFQKEITLETALESPMVADPLRLYDFCPVTDGSAALALVPAEHAESYADAFARIAGIAGATDTHVVHERADPTHMGAVAESGAAAFEQSGYEHDEVDVAELHDMFTILEVMQLEALGFEDAGEGWRAAMEGRTARDGALPVNTSGGLKSKGHPLGASGVAQAVEVYEQLVGGAGDRQVEADVGLACNVGGFGNCVITTIMEAGA; from the coding sequence ATGCGAGACGTGGCAATCGTCGGAGCGTCGATGACACCGTTCGGTGTCCGCGAGGGCGAGTGGGTGATGGACCTGCTCGTCGAGGCCGGGAGGGCCTGTATCGCCGACGCGGGCATCGCACCGGACGACATCGACCATCTGTACGTATCGAACATGGCCAGCGGGGAGTTCGAGGGGCAGACCGGGGTTCCCAACGCACTCGCACACGACCTGGGGGCCATCCCGGCCTACACCCAGCGGGTCGACCAGACCTCCTCCTCGGGCGCGGCCGGGATGTACGCCGCCTGGCAGTCCGTCGCCTCGGGCGCGAGCGACCTGACGCTGCTCGTCGGCGGCGAGAAGATGACCCACCGGAGTACGGGCGAGGCGACGGATGTCATCGCCTCGCTCACCCACCCGGTCGAGTACAAGCACGGCGTCACGCTCCCGTCGTTCGCGGGGCTCACGGCGCGGCACTACCTCGACCGCTACGACGCGCCCCGGGAGGCGCTGGGTCACGTCGCCGTGAAGAACCACGCCAACGGCGCCTTGAACCCGAACGCGCAGTTCCAGAAGGAGATCACGCTGGAGACGGCGCTGGAGTCGCCGATGGTGGCCGACCCGCTCCGGCTGTACGACTTCTGTCCCGTCACGGACGGGTCGGCGGCGCTGGCACTCGTGCCCGCCGAGCACGCCGAGTCCTACGCCGACGCGTTCGCCCGCATCGCGGGCATCGCGGGCGCGACGGACACGCACGTCGTCCACGAGCGCGCCGACCCGACGCACATGGGGGCGGTCGCCGAGTCCGGGGCCGCCGCGTTCGAGCAGTCCGGCTACGAACACGACGAGGTCGACGTCGCCGAACTCCACGATATGTTCACCATCCTGGAGGTGATGCAGCTGGAGGCGCTGGGCTTCGAGGACGCCGGCGAGGGCTGGCGCGCGGCGATGGAGGGCCGCACGGCCCGCGACGGCGCCCTGCCGGTCAACACCTCCGGCGGGCTCAAATCGAAGGGGCACCCGCTGGGTGCCAGCGGCGTGGCGCAGGCCGTCGAGGTGTACGAACAGCTCGTCGGCGGCGCCGGCGACCGGCAGGTCGAGGCCGACGTCGGACTGGCCTGCAACGTCGGTGGCTTCGGGAACTGCGTCATCACCACCATCATGGAGGCGGGCGCATGA
- a CDS encoding Zn-ribbon domain-containing OB-fold protein → MSDSDHSARADGGRPPMRAARYEDGSITYPPHPVGPDGSEPVEEVDLSAYTAEVITWTTSHATPPGVREPNTLAVVEFDVEGTPVRALGQCTTDEVDIGDAVEPVYVEELRDPDVGIRERESQEWDGYRFEPIE, encoded by the coding sequence ATGAGCGACAGCGACCATAGCGCGCGGGCCGACGGCGGGAGGCCACCGATGCGGGCCGCGCGGTACGAGGACGGCAGCATCACCTACCCGCCACACCCCGTCGGCCCGGACGGGAGCGAGCCCGTCGAGGAGGTCGACCTCTCGGCGTACACGGCCGAGGTGATCACGTGGACGACCAGCCACGCCACGCCGCCGGGTGTCCGCGAGCCGAACACGCTCGCCGTCGTCGAGTTCGACGTCGAGGGCACGCCGGTCCGCGCCCTGGGCCAGTGCACGACCGACGAGGTGGACATCGGCGACGCTGTCGAACCGGTGTACGTCGAGGAGCTCCGCGACCCGGACGTGGGCATCCGCGAGCGGGAGAGCCAGGAGTGGGACGGCTACCGGTTCGAACCCATCGAGTAG
- a CDS encoding DUF7547 family protein, producing MSDWDAGGESIPVQVISSVEGGQRRGPHRSGQRDDDLAALVTELEETLRDLRTAVEGDTRQVEPPGARGDGPALPRPPSPRELLRFTETYTIPTVVAFLEAAIRGLELLAGTIRLLDGRDPRSPGRRDDGRGVLADVSTAAGERAAAGGREALARVDDALAELQRTYEGEPEDPTARRLLADARELRGEIDDRLSAIERDAEAGGGREEGAGGARRNDDRGPSVDVDAELASLKERADRGDDGENDPGDGDDAPRGDGGER from the coding sequence ATGAGCGACTGGGACGCCGGCGGCGAGTCCATCCCCGTACAGGTGATATCGTCGGTCGAGGGGGGCCAGCGACGGGGCCCCCACCGGTCCGGGCAGCGCGACGACGACCTCGCCGCGCTGGTGACCGAACTGGAGGAGACCCTGCGCGACCTCAGGACGGCGGTCGAGGGCGACACCCGCCAGGTGGAACCTCCAGGCGCGCGCGGCGACGGACCGGCCCTCCCGCGGCCGCCCTCGCCCCGCGAGCTCCTCCGCTTCACCGAGACCTACACCATCCCGACGGTGGTGGCGTTCCTCGAGGCCGCCATCCGGGGGCTGGAGCTGCTGGCCGGCACCATCCGGCTGCTGGACGGCCGGGACCCCCGGTCACCCGGGCGCCGCGACGACGGGCGGGGCGTCCTCGCGGACGTGTCGACCGCTGCTGGCGAGCGTGCCGCAGCAGGCGGACGCGAGGCACTCGCGCGCGTCGACGACGCCCTCGCGGAACTCCAGCGGACCTACGAGGGCGAACCCGAGGACCCGACGGCCCGCCGCCTTCTGGCCGACGCCCGCGAACTCCGCGGGGAGATCGACGACCGGCTGTCCGCCATCGAGCGGGACGCCGAGGCCGGCGGCGGTCGAGAGGAGGGGGCCGGCGGGGCCCGCCGGAACGACGACCGCGGCCCGTCGGTCGACGTGGACGCGGAGCTGGCGTCGCTCAAGGAGCGGGCGGATCGCGGCGACGACGGTGAGAACGACCCAGGCGACGGTGACGACGCCCCCCGCGGCGACGGCGGGGAGAGGTAG
- a CDS encoding DUF7331 family protein, protein MEATRSRDSETQEAPRVTAHGTSPERTVFTEEGNPDAWIATDTLVELDD, encoded by the coding sequence ATGGAAGCCACCCGCAGTCGGGATTCCGAGACCCAGGAGGCGCCCCGGGTCACCGCCCACGGCACCTCCCCGGAGCGTACCGTCTTCACCGAGGAGGGGAACCCGGACGCCTGGATCGCGACGGACACGCTCGTGGAGCTGGACGACTGA
- the dpsA gene encoding DNA starvation/stationary phase protection protein DpsA, translating to MSTQKNVRQQAGTVEGSEALRVDQDKAEQIVDAFNTDLAASYVAYHQIRKHHWNVEGAEFLELHEYLGEVAADLEAAADAFAERAQAMGGVPLSGGATFEEHAPVEPEGQDVYDIRTSLANDMEMFGDMIETMRDHVGMMEDFGDYTSSEILRRHLETLEEHAHHFEHYLEDDTLVLDEATH from the coding sequence ATGAGTACCCAGAAGAACGTCCGTCAGCAGGCAGGGACCGTCGAGGGCAGCGAGGCGCTCCGGGTCGACCAGGACAAGGCCGAGCAGATCGTCGACGCGTTCAACACCGACCTCGCGGCGTCGTACGTGGCCTACCACCAGATCCGCAAGCACCACTGGAACGTCGAGGGGGCCGAGTTCCTCGAACTCCACGAGTACCTCGGTGAGGTCGCCGCGGACCTGGAGGCGGCCGCCGACGCCTTCGCCGAGCGCGCACAGGCGATGGGCGGTGTTCCCCTGTCGGGCGGTGCTACCTTCGAGGAGCACGCACCCGTCGAACCCGAGGGGCAGGACGTCTACGACATCCGGACCTCCCTCGCCAACGACATGGAGATGTTCGGCGACATGATCGAGACGATGCGCGACCACGTCGGGATGATGGAGGACTTCGGCGACTACACCTCCAGCGAGATCCTGCGCCGCCACCTCGAGACCCTCGAGGAGCACGCCCACCACTTCGAGCACTACCTCGAGGACGACACCCTCGTCCTCGACGAGGCGACCCACTGA
- a CDS encoding carbon-nitrogen hydrolase family protein, translating to MSTDTDPEDRPTVAACQTAVTDLDPAANLATLRERVAALPDGVDAALFPEQFLTGFVPDDRMAEAAVRTDGSELDAVRECAAEHDVAVLVGYVGVADGDLHNTVAYVRPDGGTTTYRKRHLWAGERKVLTPGEERVTVETPLGTTGLATCYDLNFVADSAAYTEERIDALFVVGAWPAAHSENWRLLVRARALDGVRWAVAAGRTGRREVADAPTATYGGRSMVARPNGSVRASLADAERDLVVSVDPDEMAYHRKRVGIYRD from the coding sequence ATGTCGACCGACACGGACCCGGAGGACCGGCCGACGGTCGCGGCCTGCCAGACGGCGGTGACGGACCTCGACCCGGCGGCGAACCTGGCGACCCTGCGCGAGCGTGTGGCCGCGCTCCCCGACGGCGTCGATGCCGCCCTGTTCCCCGAACAGTTCCTGACCGGCTTCGTCCCCGACGACCGGATGGCGGAGGCCGCGGTCCGCACCGACGGCAGCGAGCTCGATGCGGTCCGGGAGTGTGCCGCCGAGCACGACGTGGCGGTACTGGTGGGCTACGTCGGGGTCGCCGACGGCGACCTCCACAACACGGTGGCGTACGTCCGACCGGACGGCGGGACGACGACCTACCGCAAGCGGCACCTCTGGGCGGGTGAGCGGAAGGTGCTCACACCGGGTGAGGAGCGCGTCACGGTGGAGACGCCGCTCGGGACGACCGGCCTCGCCACCTGCTACGACCTGAACTTCGTCGCCGACAGCGCCGCGTACACCGAGGAACGCATCGACGCGCTGTTCGTCGTCGGCGCGTGGCCCGCGGCACACTCCGAGAACTGGCGGCTCCTCGTCCGGGCCCGTGCACTCGACGGGGTCCGGTGGGCCGTGGCCGCCGGGCGAACGGGACGGCGCGAGGTGGCCGACGCACCGACCGCGACCTACGGCGGCCGGTCGATGGTCGCCAGGCCGAACGGCTCCGTCCGGGCCTCGCTGGCGGATGCCGAGCGCGACCTCGTCGTCTCGGTCGACCCCGACGAGATGGCCTACCACCGCAAGCGGGTCGGCATCTACCGGGACTAA
- a CDS encoding MFS transporter produces the protein MSDRWLHGWAVGYAAVGAASLLVPLYVLALGGSALVVGLVAASAALAGVPGALLWGRLAARTRRRRPFLLVALAATAGVLLALPALGSPWVVLIANAALWFVVAAAAPVLNLIVVGGAPESEWEARIARLNGVQSYGWVAGLVGGLAWTTVAPRVGVEPLLAQRLLFLVLGGTAALAFIVVRVWYPEPATVTARRFEQVYRRLGAAGANAGRLLRTVPYGPTRAYWALRTLRPDRIRASLRRPIRRYLLAVTLYSVGFAVFWGPMPAFLRERGFGDGTVFALFLAGTLGSALAYDRVGALCRRVGNANAETGALAARVILFPVVGVVGASVGAPVVGLLFAVIGVTWAIIGVVATGLTSRLVTAPERAEALGLYTALVGFGTGVGSALGGAAAGILGYRTTFAIAGVVVLVGLALAVTSGRGVPRATATGTGADD, from the coding sequence ATGTCAGACCGGTGGCTCCACGGCTGGGCCGTCGGCTACGCCGCGGTCGGTGCGGCGTCGCTGCTGGTCCCGCTGTACGTGCTTGCGCTCGGGGGATCCGCGCTCGTGGTCGGCCTGGTCGCCGCGAGCGCCGCGCTCGCCGGTGTCCCTGGGGCCCTCCTCTGGGGCCGTCTCGCAGCACGGACCAGGCGACGCCGTCCCTTCCTGCTCGTGGCGCTCGCCGCGACGGCGGGTGTCCTGCTCGCGCTGCCGGCACTCGGCTCCCCGTGGGTCGTACTGATCGCCAACGCGGCGCTCTGGTTCGTGGTGGCTGCCGCCGCCCCCGTCCTCAACCTCATCGTCGTGGGCGGGGCCCCCGAATCCGAGTGGGAGGCCCGCATCGCCCGGCTCAACGGCGTCCAGAGCTACGGCTGGGTCGCGGGGCTCGTCGGTGGGCTCGCGTGGACCACCGTCGCCCCGCGGGTCGGTGTCGAGCCGTTGCTCGCCCAACGACTGCTGTTCCTCGTCCTCGGCGGCACCGCAGCGCTCGCCTTCATCGTCGTCCGGGTCTGGTACCCCGAACCCGCGACCGTGACCGCCCGGCGGTTCGAGCAGGTGTACCGGCGGCTGGGAGCGGCGGGCGCGAACGCGGGGCGGCTCCTGCGGACGGTGCCGTACGGCCCGACACGGGCCTACTGGGCGCTCCGGACGCTCCGGCCGGACCGGATCCGCGCATCCCTCCGCCGGCCGATCCGGCGCTACCTCCTCGCCGTGACGCTGTACTCGGTCGGGTTCGCGGTCTTCTGGGGCCCGATGCCGGCGTTCCTCCGGGAACGCGGGTTCGGCGACGGGACGGTGTTCGCGCTGTTCCTCGCGGGGACGCTCGGCTCGGCGCTCGCCTACGACCGGGTCGGCGCACTCTGTCGGCGGGTCGGGAACGCGAACGCCGAGACGGGAGCGCTCGCGGCGCGGGTCATCCTGTTCCCTGTCGTGGGCGTCGTCGGGGCGTCCGTGGGCGCCCCCGTCGTCGGCCTGCTGTTCGCGGTCATCGGTGTGACGTGGGCCATCATCGGCGTGGTCGCCACCGGACTCACGAGCCGACTCGTGACGGCACCCGAGCGGGCAGAGGCCCTCGGCCTCTACACCGCGCTCGTCGGGTTCGGAACCGGTGTCGGGAGCGCCCTCGGTGGTGCGGCAGCCGGAATCCTGGGCTACCGGACGACCTTCGCCATCGCGGGCGTCGTCGTCCTCGTCGGGCTCGCCCTCGCCGTCACGTCCGGACGGGGGGTCCCCCGGGCGACCGCAACCGGCACCGGTGCCGACGACTGA
- a CDS encoding YbaK/EbsC family protein, with the protein MHERAREFAATARDRYGFDPAVEEFDAGTRTAEAAAEAIGCRVAGIASSIVVTDGDRVAVVVTSGANRLDTDRVAALLGWDDADLADPEVVREATGWAIGGVPPFCHERDLPTLVDETLLSLDEVWAAAGTPDAVFPIAPERLVELAGAEPGAVAAT; encoded by the coding sequence ATGCACGAGCGAGCGCGCGAGTTCGCGGCGACGGCCCGGGACCGGTACGGGTTCGACCCCGCCGTCGAGGAGTTCGACGCGGGCACCCGGACCGCCGAGGCCGCGGCCGAGGCCATCGGCTGCCGGGTCGCCGGCATCGCCTCCAGCATCGTCGTCACGGACGGGGACCGGGTGGCCGTCGTGGTCACGAGCGGCGCGAACCGGCTCGACACCGACCGCGTGGCCGCCCTGCTGGGCTGGGACGACGCCGACCTCGCCGACCCCGAGGTCGTCCGGGAGGCGACGGGGTGGGCCATCGGTGGCGTGCCGCCCTTCTGCCACGAGCGCGACCTCCCGACACTGGTCGACGAGACGCTGCTCTCCCTCGACGAGGTCTGGGCCGCAGCGGGGACACCCGACGCCGTGTTCCCCATCGCCCCGGAACGACTGGTCGAACTCGCCGGGGCCGAGCCGGGTGCCGTCGCCGCGACCTGA
- a CDS encoding alpha/beta fold hydrolase, producing MDRDDRVTTEPGDSPLTSVPDDYAPADAGHWFELSEGPDAGRKLFFWDVTLTERGIVPTERTRETVADLPAVLFVHGNPECSYAYRNVVRALRERAVGGDLSVPVRLVAVDHIGFGLSSTATHEAVPMDHAGNLDEFVSALDLWDVTLVVHDWGGPIGVGALLREPGRVSGLVACNTTVFPMPFVGPTFDDYPIDWLPWTDFPRVTPDRFWPAVASYAVFRRPAGEYRILLELVFYLARVEGFGWFPDHEGAARRVYYEQFEDPWNTAASKRLVRQTRYWGHGNTFEDPRLGTRNTAPFYRAIRENLGREWGPQGREVDVELVFGGWDPLAKDAVLDQWAEALPQAEGHMAVLDGVSHFVEEERPERVARAVVEAGGFGATYER from the coding sequence ATGGACCGGGACGACCGCGTGACGACGGAGCCTGGGGACTCCCCACTCACGTCCGTCCCCGACGACTACGCGCCCGCCGACGCCGGCCACTGGTTCGAGCTCTCGGAGGGTCCGGACGCGGGCCGGAAGCTGTTCTTCTGGGACGTGACCCTCACGGAGCGAGGGATCGTCCCGACGGAGCGGACGCGCGAGACCGTCGCCGACCTGCCGGCCGTGCTGTTCGTCCACGGGAACCCGGAGTGCTCGTACGCGTACCGGAACGTCGTGCGCGCGTTGCGCGAGCGTGCCGTCGGTGGTGACCTCTCCGTCCCCGTCCGGCTGGTGGCGGTCGACCACATCGGCTTCGGGCTCTCCTCGACGGCCACCCACGAGGCCGTCCCGATGGACCACGCCGGCAACCTCGACGAGTTCGTCTCGGCGCTGGACCTCTGGGACGTGACCCTCGTCGTCCACGACTGGGGCGGTCCCATCGGCGTCGGTGCGCTGTTGCGCGAGCCCGGGCGGGTCTCGGGGCTCGTCGCGTGCAACACGACGGTCTTCCCGATGCCCTTCGTCGGGCCGACCTTCGACGACTACCCCATCGACTGGCTGCCGTGGACCGATTTCCCCCGCGTGACGCCGGACCGGTTCTGGCCCGCGGTCGCGTCGTATGCCGTCTTCCGGCGGCCCGCCGGCGAGTACCGCATCCTCCTGGAGCTGGTGTTCTACCTCGCGCGGGTCGAGGGGTTCGGCTGGTTCCCCGACCACGAGGGGGCAGCGCGTCGTGTCTACTACGAGCAGTTCGAGGACCCGTGGAACACGGCCGCCTCGAAGCGCCTCGTCCGGCAGACGCGCTACTGGGGGCACGGCAACACCTTCGAGGACCCGCGACTCGGTACCCGCAACACCGCACCGTTCTACCGCGCGATCCGCGAGAACCTCGGCCGGGAGTGGGGGCCGCAGGGGCGCGAGGTCGACGTCGAACTCGTCTTCGGCGGCTGGGACCCGCTCGCGAAGGACGCCGTCCTGGACCAGTGGGCCGAGGCGCTCCCGCAGGCGGAGGGCCACATGGCGGTGCTCGATGGCGTTTCGCACTTCGTCGAGGAGGAGCGGCCCGAGCGCGTGGCGCGCGCGGTGGTCGAGGCGGGCGGCTTCGGCGCCACTTACGAGAGGTGA